A window of the Harmonia axyridis chromosome 5, icHarAxyr1.1, whole genome shotgun sequence genome harbors these coding sequences:
- the LOC123680626 gene encoding uncharacterized protein LOC123680626 yields MDRTGSEISWNHDDDAGGTTRSPDVIGEGGQFTVAVFLVVAVVAITLLFALGIFIDCRHQKIDDEEQQRKQNQRRLRLKLPKLNKKVPKRDDKDCIVENMEENEASTSNAIV; encoded by the exons ATGGATAGGACTGGTAGTGAAATTAGTTGGAACCACG ATGATGATGCTGGGGGTACCACCAGATCGCCGGATGTTATTGGAGAAGGGGGCCAATTTACCGTGGCAGTATTTCTTGTGGTCGCTGTGGTCGCCATCACCCTTCTGTTTGCCCTAGGGATCTTCATCGATTGTCGACATCA gaAAATCGACGATGAAGAGCAACAACGCAAGCAAAACCAAAGGAGGTTAAGATTGAAGTTGCCAAAGCTGAATAAAAAAGTACCCAAGAGAGATGACAAAGACTGCATTGTAGAAAATATGGAAGAGAATGAAGCATCTACCTCAAACGCTATAGTCTAA